The following nucleotide sequence is from Pedobacter sp. PACM 27299.
AAATGTCCGCAACAGAACTTCTGGCCAAATCAGAGAAACCTTGATCAATGATCCCAGTTAATCTCAATGGTAAACCTGGTTTAGTACCATTACCATCTGCATACGGGCGGGCATACAACTGTAATAAACTGTAATAGGTAAGCGCCCTAATCAGCCTTGCTTCTGCAATATAACCAACTGCAAGAGCCTCACCTACTACAGCGGTACCTTTTGAATTCATCCCATCGATAAACACATTACACCTGTTAATGGTCAGATACCCCTGCGACCATAATGTTTTTACAGCTGTTGCACTATTGGCTACGTTCATGTTCCATACATCTGAAGCCGTCACCAAATTGGAAGTTTCATTGATAAAATCCTCTCCTCTTACATTCCCATATACCAGATAACGACCGCCATATAATGTCCCATTTTTAAGCGAGCCATATAAAGAAACCGCCTGGCTCTCAATACGAAACGGCGTATCATAAG
It contains:
- a CDS encoding RagB/SusD family nutrient uptake outer membrane protein; this encodes MLNPVPETTVSIEFAYDTPFRIESQAVSLYGSLKNGTLYGGRYLVYGNVRGEDFINETSNLVTASDVWNMNVANSATAVKTLWSQGYLTINRCNVFIDGMNSKGTAVVGEALAVGYIAEARLIRALTYYSLLQLYARPYADGNGTKPGLPLRLTGIIDQGFSDLARSSVADIYKQVLADLDFAETNLKSTNANAILNTTRAHKNTAIALKNKGVFING